One window of the Diospyros lotus cultivar Yz01 chromosome 12, ASM1463336v1, whole genome shotgun sequence genome contains the following:
- the LOC127814040 gene encoding transcription factor MYB4-like isoform X2, which produces MVRAPCCEKMGLKKGPWTPEEDQILRGYVTAYGHGNWRALPRQAGLLRCGKSCRLRWMNYLRPDIKRGNFSKEEEETIMELHQMLGNRWSTIAARLPGRTDNEIKNVWHTHLKKRLKQNAGAPLPAPHSANNRRRRRDEPTSPQNSGSDISSVTAAAPSSLEDDLRADYSLDDSFWSEVFSAGNSSSRSDIPGAGDNPQSQLSVGMYDGGDLMLTSI; this is translated from the exons ATGGTGAGAGCCCCATGCTGTGAGAAGATGGGACTGAAGAAAGGTCCATGGACACCGGAAGAAGACCAGATCTTGAGGGGTTATGTCACCGCCTACGGCCACGGCAATTGGCGGGCTCTTCCCAGACAAGCTG GCTTGTTGAGGTGTGGGAAGAGCTGCCGGCTCCGGTGGATGAACTACTTGCGGCCGGACATCAAACGAGGGAACTTcagcaaagaagaagaggagactATCATGGAGCTGCATCAAATGTTGGGAAATAG ATGGTCAACCATTGCGGCGAGGTTGCCCGGACGGACCGACAACGAAATAAAGAATGTGTGGCACACCCACTTGAAGAAGAGACTGAAGCAGAACGCGGGCGCCCCTCTGCCGGCACCACACTCCGCCAAcaaccgccgccgccgccgcgacGAGCCCACAAGCCCTCAAAATTCCGGCAGCGACATCTCCTCCGTCACCGCCGCCGCCCCCTCCTCCTTGGAGGACGATTTACGGGCCGACTACTCCCTGGATGATAGTTTCTGGTCGGAGGTTTTTTCGGCTGGAAATTCCAGCTCGAGGAGTGATATTCCGGGCGCCGGCGACAACCCACAAAGTCAACTTAGTGTCGGCATGTATGACGGAGGGGATCTTATGTTAACCTCAATTTAA
- the LOC127814040 gene encoding transcription factor MYB4-like isoform X1 yields the protein MVRAPCCEKMGLKKGPWTPEEDQILRGYVTAYGHGNWRALPRQAGLLRCGKSCRLRWMNYLRPDIKRGNFSKEEEETIMELHQMLGNSRWSTIAARLPGRTDNEIKNVWHTHLKKRLKQNAGAPLPAPHSANNRRRRRDEPTSPQNSGSDISSVTAAAPSSLEDDLRADYSLDDSFWSEVFSAGNSSSRSDIPGAGDNPQSQLSVGMYDGGDLMLTSI from the exons ATGGTGAGAGCCCCATGCTGTGAGAAGATGGGACTGAAGAAAGGTCCATGGACACCGGAAGAAGACCAGATCTTGAGGGGTTATGTCACCGCCTACGGCCACGGCAATTGGCGGGCTCTTCCCAGACAAGCTG GCTTGTTGAGGTGTGGGAAGAGCTGCCGGCTCCGGTGGATGAACTACTTGCGGCCGGACATCAAACGAGGGAACTTcagcaaagaagaagaggagactATCATGGAGCTGCATCAAATGTTGGGAAATAG CAGATGGTCAACCATTGCGGCGAGGTTGCCCGGACGGACCGACAACGAAATAAAGAATGTGTGGCACACCCACTTGAAGAAGAGACTGAAGCAGAACGCGGGCGCCCCTCTGCCGGCACCACACTCCGCCAAcaaccgccgccgccgccgcgacGAGCCCACAAGCCCTCAAAATTCCGGCAGCGACATCTCCTCCGTCACCGCCGCCGCCCCCTCCTCCTTGGAGGACGATTTACGGGCCGACTACTCCCTGGATGATAGTTTCTGGTCGGAGGTTTTTTCGGCTGGAAATTCCAGCTCGAGGAGTGATATTCCGGGCGCCGGCGACAACCCACAAAGTCAACTTAGTGTCGGCATGTATGACGGAGGGGATCTTATGTTAACCTCAATTTAA